In Terriglobales bacterium, the following proteins share a genomic window:
- a CDS encoding M23 family metallopeptidase has product MRPEPETLVNGAPAILRVIPSIDLRNLSGSWLGHDLHLRFDSASRSWYGFFGVDITTAAGSYPLKLRGETAAGSPVIYEGSLQVSTAAYPTVTLTVQRKFVVPNKRQAQRVKKEEAIKHRAFARSSDQQLWSQPFMVPVNTAVSEVFGVNRVFNGKLQTRHLGLDFHASPGTPIVAANSGTVLLARRLYFEGRCVVVDHGQGLMTLYMHFSRLKVKEGQRVSRGQVLGLSGATGRVTGPHFHWSLRWEGTYLDPGKLASLNLP; this is encoded by the coding sequence GTGCGTCCTGAGCCAGAAACTCTGGTCAACGGGGCCCCTGCGATCTTGCGAGTAATCCCTTCCATCGACCTGAGAAATCTGAGTGGGTCGTGGCTGGGTCATGATCTCCACCTCCGGTTCGATTCCGCCAGCAGGTCGTGGTACGGCTTTTTCGGGGTGGACATTACCACTGCAGCCGGTTCTTATCCTCTCAAGCTGAGGGGAGAAACCGCCGCAGGCTCCCCCGTTATTTATGAGGGCAGCCTGCAGGTAAGCACAGCCGCCTACCCCACGGTGACATTGACGGTCCAGCGCAAGTTCGTTGTCCCAAATAAGAGACAAGCTCAGCGGGTCAAGAAGGAAGAAGCGATCAAGCATCGCGCGTTCGCTCGCAGCAGCGACCAGCAGTTATGGAGCCAGCCATTCATGGTTCCAGTGAACACCGCCGTCTCTGAGGTCTTCGGTGTCAATCGAGTCTTCAACGGGAAATTGCAAACCCGACACTTGGGCTTGGATTTTCATGCGTCTCCGGGTACCCCGATCGTTGCCGCCAATTCCGGGACCGTCCTTCTCGCACGCAGGCTCTATTTCGAAGGCCGGTGCGTGGTGGTGGACCACGGCCAGGGACTCATGACCCTTTACATGCATTTCTCCAGGTTAAAGGTGAAGGAAGGCCAGAGAGTCTCTCGAGGACAGGTACTTGGCCTCAGCGGCGCAACCGGGCGGGTTACGGGGCCGCACTTTCACTGGTCGCTGCGATGGGAAGGAACATATCTGGATCCAGGCAAGCTCGCATCGCTGAACTTGCCCTGA
- a CDS encoding HEAT repeat domain-containing protein: protein MEANAVAEQMDSGERLDESEPEAEEVQQTFELDPTEKFDSLASSITKRDQEALATAVLDSDPVLQSNAYEALKSVNADAAKEALFAAAESEQPSTRLEALQLLQQSGLTDDRSYLTTLNNALGDSDVQVRMAALQGLARLDSPEAMSYLRPLLHDPDPAIRLMLISSVGAKDKSLISTALQDGDEAVSSAAASLLQEVQNEDK from the coding sequence GTGGAAGCAAATGCGGTTGCCGAACAGATGGATTCGGGAGAACGACTTGACGAGTCGGAACCGGAAGCTGAGGAAGTTCAGCAAACGTTCGAGCTTGACCCCACAGAAAAATTCGACTCCCTGGCGAGCTCTATTACAAAGCGGGACCAGGAAGCACTCGCCACCGCCGTTCTGGATTCGGATCCAGTGCTTCAGAGCAACGCTTACGAAGCGCTAAAATCGGTGAACGCTGATGCCGCAAAAGAGGCCCTATTCGCAGCGGCAGAGAGCGAGCAGCCATCCACCCGACTTGAAGCCCTTCAACTGTTGCAACAATCTGGTCTAACTGACGATCGAAGCTACCTGACCACGCTCAACAATGCTCTTGGGGACTCTGATGTTCAAGTCCGCATGGCTGCTCTCCAAGGACTGGCGCGGCTGGATAGTCCAGAGGCGATGAGTTACCTGCGGCCGCTGCTTCACGATCCAGATCCTGCCATTCGATTGATGTTGATCTCCAGTGTAGGGGCGAAAGACAAGTCTTTGATTTCCACGGCGCTGCAAGATGGAGACGAGGCCGTGAGTTCCGCTGCAGCCTCGCTGTTACAAGAAGTTCAGAACGAAGATAAATAG
- a CDS encoding ABC transporter permease: MKRITRQVLFYAALLAIWVVIARLKIWPPYLVPTPKGVWDSLVSGFSDRTFWIAIEVSMRRIAIGYGISVVLGMVLGLVLASSRFLEETVGGLLVSLQSLPSICWLPLAVLWFGLSEKAIIFVIVMGSLLSITISMEDARHQMPKIYGMAGRNLGAGGLKLFLYVLLPASLPYLVSGLKQGWAFAWRSLISGEMIFVSLGLGQLLMMGRDLNDMSRVIAVMGLIVGIGYIVDGLLFRSFERRLEEKWGSAAAR, from the coding sequence ATGAAGCGCATAACTAGGCAGGTGCTCTTTTATGCCGCTCTGCTCGCCATCTGGGTAGTGATCGCAAGATTAAAGATATGGCCTCCGTACCTGGTACCGACCCCGAAAGGTGTCTGGGATTCGCTGGTCAGCGGTTTCTCCGACCGCACCTTCTGGATCGCCATTGAAGTGAGCATGCGGCGCATTGCCATTGGCTATGGCATCTCCGTCGTGCTTGGCATGGTGTTGGGGCTGGTTCTCGCCAGCAGCAGATTTTTGGAAGAAACCGTTGGCGGACTGCTCGTCAGCCTGCAAAGCTTGCCAAGTATCTGCTGGTTACCGCTCGCTGTTTTATGGTTCGGTTTGAGCGAGAAAGCCATAATTTTCGTGATCGTTATGGGCTCTCTCCTTTCCATAACCATCAGCATGGAAGACGCTCGCCACCAGATGCCCAAAATCTATGGAATGGCCGGACGAAACCTCGGGGCTGGTGGCCTTAAGCTCTTCCTCTATGTGCTTCTGCCCGCCAGTCTTCCTTACCTGGTCTCTGGATTGAAACAAGGTTGGGCATTCGCCTGGCGCTCTCTCATTTCCGGCGAGATGATATTCGTCAGCCTCGGTCTGGGTCAGTTGCTGATGATGGGACGCGATCTCAATGACATGAGCCGCGTCATTGCGGTCATGGGATTGATTGTCGGAATTGGCTACATTGTGGACGGGCTGCTATTCCGCTCGTTTGAGCGACGCCTGGAAGAAAAGTGGGGATCGGCGGCGGCTCGCTAA
- a CDS encoding nucleotide sugar dehydrogenase, which translates to MTLQPLTSKRSQLISAIESRTAGIGVIGLGYVGLPLALLFSEQGFPVTGFDIDDRKVQTLNTGGSYIHRITPDEIQFARGKGFSATADFASLRDVDAIIICVPTPLDEHREPDLSYITSTGDSIAPHLRPGHLVILESTTYPGTTDEVLLPILEQNNGRGLKAVRAGSEGQFYLAFSPEREDPGNNSVSRRDIPKVVGGLEPEAAELATAVYGSIFNRVVRVSSPAAAEMTKLLENIYRCVNIALVNELKLLCLRMGVDIWEVIEAASTKPFGFQPFYPGPGLGGHCIPVDPFYLSWKARQFDFQTRFIELAGEINTSMPYHVLRSVSDALNARKKSVNGSKVLVLGVAYKKDIDDLRESPSLTIIELLRKEGAEVSYHDPYFPVVGRGRKYNLQMQRVSLENLSDYDCVLIVTDHSDYDYARIVRESQLVVDTRNATRGMQAKNVVRC; encoded by the coding sequence ATGACTCTGCAGCCACTCACGTCTAAAAGGTCACAGCTCATCTCGGCGATTGAGAGTCGCACGGCCGGCATCGGTGTGATCGGATTGGGATACGTGGGGCTTCCTCTGGCTTTGTTATTCAGCGAGCAGGGATTTCCCGTGACAGGATTCGACATTGACGACCGGAAAGTGCAGACCCTGAATACAGGAGGCTCTTATATACATCGCATCACCCCAGACGAAATTCAATTCGCCCGAGGGAAGGGTTTCTCAGCCACTGCGGATTTCGCGAGCCTGCGGGATGTAGATGCGATCATCATCTGCGTTCCCACGCCGCTCGATGAGCATCGCGAACCTGATTTGAGCTACATCACTTCAACCGGCGACTCTATTGCCCCGCACCTCCGGCCGGGACACCTTGTAATTTTGGAGAGCACTACGTATCCCGGTACCACTGACGAAGTGCTGCTGCCGATTTTGGAGCAGAACAATGGGCGCGGCTTGAAAGCGGTCCGGGCGGGATCGGAAGGACAGTTCTATCTGGCTTTCTCGCCCGAGAGAGAAGATCCCGGTAATAACAGTGTGTCCCGCCGCGATATACCGAAAGTGGTGGGAGGTTTAGAGCCAGAGGCTGCCGAGCTGGCCACCGCAGTTTACGGATCTATTTTCAATCGCGTGGTCAGGGTCTCGTCGCCAGCGGCAGCCGAGATGACAAAGCTCTTAGAAAATATCTACCGTTGCGTCAATATTGCGCTGGTAAATGAACTCAAACTGCTATGCCTGCGGATGGGAGTGGACATCTGGGAGGTGATCGAGGCGGCCTCCACCAAGCCATTCGGGTTCCAACCGTTCTATCCCGGACCAGGGCTGGGAGGACACTGCATCCCGGTAGATCCTTTTTACTTGTCGTGGAAGGCGCGCCAATTCGATTTTCAGACTCGCTTCATCGAGTTGGCGGGCGAGATCAATACCTCGATGCCGTATCATGTGCTGCGCTCGGTTTCCGACGCGCTGAACGCGCGGAAGAAATCGGTGAACGGGTCGAAGGTGTTGGTCCTTGGAGTGGCATATAAAAAGGATATTGACGACCTGCGCGAATCACCGTCTCTGACCATTATCGAACTGCTCCGTAAAGAGGGGGCGGAGGTGAGCTATCACGATCCCTACTTTCCGGTAGTCGGCCGCGGACGTAAATACAACCTGCAGATGCAAAGAGTTTCCCTGGAGAATCTGAGTGACTACGACTGCGTTCTTATCGTTACCGACCACTCTGACTACGATTATGCGCGCATCGTGCGTGAGTCACAGCTGGTAGTTGACACGCGGAACGCAACCCGGGGCATGCAAGCCAAAAACGTGGTCCGGTGCTGA
- a CDS encoding ABC transporter ATP-binding protein, with the protein MIRQSQRWASAARADDSPDGQIRPAAEPTTATPVQAAPQSTPKISLQNISQSYRSQNNGDLVALANINLEVNPGEFLCIVGPSGCGKSTLLHVLAGLIQPTAGTTLMDGQPVTGPGTNRIMIFQELGLFPWLTVLDNVEFGMRVAGVRKHQRRAAAREYLRLVHLSKFEESYIHQLSGGMRQRVALARALAAEPDVLLMDEPFAALDAQTRDLLHDELERIWSETGRTIVFVTHNVREAVRLGDRVVLMTFRPGRVKSQFKIDLPRPRHLEDTVVATTAGDILDELREEINKSLEAEYHEAHN; encoded by the coding sequence ATGATCCGACAAAGTCAACGATGGGCATCCGCCGCTCGAGCCGACGACAGCCCCGATGGGCAAATTCGACCTGCGGCGGAGCCAACCACCGCTACCCCAGTTCAAGCTGCTCCGCAGAGCACGCCCAAAATTTCGCTGCAGAATATTTCTCAGTCATACCGCTCACAGAACAACGGCGATTTGGTCGCTCTTGCCAATATCAACCTCGAGGTGAACCCTGGCGAGTTTCTTTGCATTGTCGGGCCTTCTGGCTGCGGAAAGTCAACCTTGCTCCATGTGCTCGCCGGCCTCATTCAACCTACGGCTGGCACTACCCTGATGGACGGTCAACCGGTGACCGGCCCCGGTACCAACCGCATCATGATTTTTCAGGAACTAGGTCTCTTTCCTTGGCTCACCGTCCTCGACAACGTCGAATTCGGTATGCGAGTGGCAGGCGTTCGCAAGCATCAGCGTCGCGCTGCCGCGCGCGAGTATCTCCGTCTGGTACATCTCTCCAAATTCGAAGAGAGTTACATCCACCAGCTATCTGGGGGAATGCGTCAACGTGTGGCTTTGGCTCGCGCACTGGCCGCCGAGCCGGATGTCTTGTTGATGGACGAGCCATTCGCGGCCCTGGACGCTCAAACTCGCGACTTGCTTCACGATGAGTTGGAACGCATCTGGTCGGAAACCGGCCGGACCATCGTTTTCGTCACCCACAACGTTCGCGAAGCCGTCCGCCTTGGAGACCGGGTTGTCCTCATGACGTTTCGTCCCGGGCGGGTAAAGAGTCAGTTCAAGATCGACTTGCCTCGTCCACGCCATCTCGAAGACACGGTAGTAGCAACCACGGCGGGCGACATCCTGGATGAGTTGCGTGAGGAGATCAACAAATCCTTGGAGGCCGAGTACCATGAAGCGCATAACTAG
- a CDS encoding CpsB/CapC family capsule biosynthesis tyrosine phosphatase has translation MINNSGTLMVDIHCHILPFLDDGPKSWEIALEMCRLAGEDGVEHIVATPHANDRYAYDRKQAQAALDLLRQRSDPKLRFSLGCELFLSYDNLESALANPRNFIIGQTGYLLVELSSYGLPPAINDSLVRLRSRGLVPIIAHPERNPILQRNPTKIMEFVEQGCLTQVTASALTGAWGGVARRSALWLLERGAVHVLASDAHDIKQRPPLLSAARQAVAKKFGEARAHALLEDHPRAILAGQPIPPVAPVSGS, from the coding sequence ATGATCAACAATTCCGGCACACTGATGGTTGACATCCACTGTCACATATTGCCTTTCCTGGATGATGGACCTAAATCCTGGGAAATTGCGTTAGAGATGTGTCGTCTGGCTGGGGAAGATGGTGTCGAGCATATCGTGGCGACACCCCACGCGAATGACCGCTACGCATACGATCGCAAGCAGGCACAGGCAGCGCTCGACCTTCTGCGACAGCGCAGCGACCCCAAACTCAGGTTTAGCCTGGGATGTGAACTGTTCCTGTCCTACGATAACCTGGAGAGCGCGCTGGCCAATCCGCGTAACTTTATCATTGGGCAGACGGGTTATCTGTTGGTGGAACTAAGCAGTTATGGATTACCGCCGGCAATAAACGATTCGCTGGTTCGGCTGCGATCGAGGGGGCTCGTGCCTATCATCGCTCACCCCGAGCGAAATCCAATTTTGCAGCGGAATCCCACGAAGATCATGGAATTTGTAGAACAGGGATGCCTGACCCAGGTCACCGCCTCTGCGCTCACAGGCGCCTGGGGCGGTGTGGCGCGCCGGAGCGCGTTGTGGTTGTTGGAGCGCGGGGCGGTGCACGTGCTGGCAAGCGACGCGCATGACATTAAACAGCGGCCCCCGCTACTTTCCGCGGCGCGGCAAGCCGTGGCAAAGAAATTTGGGGAAGCGCGCGCACATGCCTTGCTGGAAGACCACCCACGCGCCATCCTGGCAGGCCAACCTATACCCCCGGTTGCTCCGGTTTCTGGTTCTTGA